Proteins from one Candidatus Neomarinimicrobiota bacterium genomic window:
- a CDS encoding flagellar hook assembly protein FlgD, with translation MQIPLVGGTGNTSQSGQSGQSESVPGGEMDKQAFLQLLVTQMRHQDPMDPMKGQEYAAQLAQFSSVEQLTNLNDRFDQMQQSNVQLSRSISNTLAATIVGKRIQAVGNAVAYNEGEDTSIRFNLENAAKEVKLTIRDSNDQVVKTENLGSMLAGEQEYQWNGRYNLLGRADDGETFTYTIEATDREGNKVSTNTFTQGKISAVEYGNGGQLYFLLGNMRVSAGNVHRIYDGG, from the coding sequence ATGCAGATTCCATTAGTAGGAGGCACCGGGAACACTTCCCAGTCCGGACAGTCCGGGCAGTCGGAGTCAGTTCCGGGAGGCGAAATGGATAAACAGGCATTTCTCCAGCTCCTGGTAACGCAGATGCGGCACCAGGATCCGATGGATCCGATGAAAGGCCAGGAGTACGCAGCCCAGCTTGCCCAGTTTAGTTCGGTGGAACAGCTGACAAACCTGAACGATCGGTTTGATCAGATGCAACAGAGTAATGTGCAGTTAAGCCGTTCTATTTCCAATACCCTGGCGGCGACCATCGTTGGAAAGCGGATTCAGGCAGTTGGTAACGCCGTCGCTTACAATGAGGGTGAGGATACATCGATACGTTTCAACCTGGAAAATGCTGCTAAGGAGGTAAAACTCACCATCCGGGACAGCAACGACCAAGTGGTAAAAACTGAAAATCTCGGAAGTATGCTGGCCGGTGAGCAGGAATACCAGTGGAATGGCCGGTATAATTTGTTGGGACGCGCGGATGATGGTGAGACGTTTACCTACACCATCGAAGCCACCGATCGAGAAGGGAACAAGGTAAGCACCAATACCTTTACCCAGGGAAAAATTTCGGCGGTGGAGTATGGGAACGGCGGTCAGCTCTACTTTCTGCTGGGCAACATGCGGGTCTCGGCCGGGAACGTTCACCGGATTTACGATGGTGGCTAG
- a CDS encoding flagellar hook-basal body complex protein gives MIRSLFGGVSGLRNHQTLMDVIGNNIANVNTVGFKKGRVTFKESLALMMQGAQSATENIGGKNPVQIGLGMEVGSIDSVFSQGNLENTGQTTDMAIQGDSFFVVSDGNRQYFTRAGNFQLDANGRLVNPNNGFVLQGKMADSQGSISEGTAVDDIVLPFGTKIPAKATSEVSLSGNLDAAGPAKGTILDSDGIYAVEGGASDINGLLRVDASNGDYSQIQGMAPNSTTVTLRIDDGDPKVYTYVENDIGTNDDFFHTIDDLMAEIENDLSANYTIAMNSSGQIDITEAGGSGETINFSSSNSDLDRALSALNGTYSDSSQQSDEFSHVATSGDNLIDLRNLQGVSLGLSTGDDITINGKVGGESITTASKTVGTDVTTYGEYANAVEIALGINNADGVAIDEDDGSVTINGDGGTVNAISDVDISADSGGSAVTAFNAIFDDTTGNYFARQDAQDYTQNASITIYDSKGDSHILTFEFTKNPVEVNKWSWEASVGTEGASILSGSSGVITFDSDGNLDTFTYDGGFQSLKMAPGNGAGIMDLDVDPGTFDTIDGLSQFAGSANAIVDSQDGYTSGDLSDMTIDDAGKVTGFFNNGVTRDLAQIVLASFNNPNGLVRSGDNMYEVSGNSGQPVVGKPGETIQSSISSGSLEQSNVELAEEFTKMIVAQRGFQANARVLTVSDQLLQEVVGLKR, from the coding sequence ATGATACGATCCCTTTTTGGTGGAGTATCGGGATTACGCAACCATCAGACGCTGATGGATGTAATTGGTAACAACATCGCTAACGTGAACACCGTAGGATTTAAAAAAGGTCGCGTCACATTCAAGGAATCGCTGGCGCTGATGATGCAGGGAGCCCAGAGCGCGACGGAAAACATCGGTGGAAAAAACCCGGTCCAGATTGGCCTGGGGATGGAAGTCGGCAGTATCGACTCGGTCTTTTCCCAGGGAAACCTCGAGAATACCGGTCAAACGACCGACATGGCAATTCAGGGTGACAGTTTCTTTGTGGTGAGCGACGGTAACCGGCAGTATTTCACCCGGGCCGGCAACTTTCAACTCGACGCGAACGGCCGGCTTGTGAACCCCAATAACGGCTTTGTGTTGCAAGGGAAAATGGCTGATTCCCAGGGGAGTATCTCCGAAGGAACGGCTGTGGATGACATTGTTTTGCCTTTTGGTACAAAGATCCCTGCAAAGGCGACCAGCGAAGTGAGCCTCTCCGGAAACCTGGATGCAGCCGGGCCTGCCAAGGGCACAATCCTTGACTCCGATGGCATTTATGCCGTGGAAGGTGGGGCATCTGACATCAACGGACTCTTACGCGTCGATGCCAGCAATGGCGATTACTCACAGATCCAGGGTATGGCGCCGAATTCAACCACGGTGACGCTCCGAATCGACGACGGCGATCCGAAAGTTTATACCTACGTAGAAAACGACATCGGTACAAATGATGATTTCTTTCATACCATTGATGATTTGATGGCAGAAATCGAAAACGATCTGTCCGCGAATTATACAATCGCAATGAATAGTAGCGGTCAAATCGACATTACCGAGGCCGGTGGAAGTGGCGAAACGATAAACTTTTCCAGCTCGAATTCGGACCTGGACAGAGCGCTGTCAGCATTGAATGGCACGTATAGCGATTCGAGTCAGCAAAGCGATGAGTTTTCGCACGTGGCGACTTCCGGCGACAACCTGATCGACCTTCGGAATCTGCAGGGGGTGAGTCTTGGGCTCTCCACAGGTGACGATATCACCATCAACGGTAAAGTCGGCGGTGAGTCCATTACCACTGCGAGTAAAACCGTCGGTACTGATGTAACAACATATGGTGAATATGCCAACGCCGTAGAAATTGCATTGGGAATTAATAACGCAGATGGTGTGGCAATTGATGAAGATGACGGATCTGTCACAATAAACGGGGATGGCGGTACAGTGAATGCCATATCCGATGTAGATATCTCCGCTGATTCCGGTGGAAGCGCCGTGACAGCATTTAATGCCATCTTCGATGACACCACAGGCAACTACTTCGCGCGTCAGGATGCTCAGGACTATACCCAGAACGCTTCGATCACCATCTACGACTCCAAGGGTGATTCCCATATCCTGACCTTCGAATTCACTAAAAATCCGGTGGAAGTGAACAAATGGAGTTGGGAAGCCTCGGTAGGGACAGAAGGCGCCTCCATCCTGAGTGGAAGTTCGGGGGTTATCACATTCGACAGCGACGGTAACCTGGATACCTTCACCTACGATGGCGGTTTCCAATCCCTGAAGATGGCTCCGGGCAACGGCGCCGGCATCATGGACCTGGATGTTGATCCGGGAACATTTGATACCATCGACGGACTTTCCCAGTTTGCAGGATCGGCGAATGCCATCGTGGATTCCCAGGATGGGTATACTTCCGGCGATCTCAGCGATATGACCATCGATGACGCCGGAAAGGTCACCGGCTTTTTCAACAATGGTGTCACCAGAGATCTGGCGCAAATCGTGCTGGCTTCCTTTAACAATCCTAATGGTTTGGTCAGAAGTGGCGATAATATGTATGAGGTCTCCGGTAATTCCGGACAGCCCGTAGTCGGAAAGCCGGGTGAAACAATTCAGTCCTCCATTTCCAGTGGATCGTTGGAACAGTCCAATGTGGAACTGGCTGAAGAGTTCACCAAGATGATTGTCGCCCAGCGTGGTTTCCAAGCAAACGCCAGGGTGCTCACGGTGAGTGACCAGCTGCTGCAGGAGGTCGTTGGGCTGAAACGGTAA